The sequence GAGCAGGCGGTTCCAATCCTGGTCAATGGCGAGGTGGTCGCCCAGGGGCTGGTCGATCAGGAGCTGCAAATGCTTCGCGAGCGCTATGCCCGGGAAATGTCCTATCAGGAAATGGACGAAAAGCAGGCGAAAATCGAATCCGACGCCCGCGAAAACGCGGTCGAGCGCGTGTTGCTGATGCAGCAGGCGCGCCTCGAGATCGAACGTGTCCGCCCCGAGGAGGTCGAAGCGCGCTTCATGGCGCTCAAGGAGCAGCATGGTGGCGAGGAGGAGTTCGGCAAGCGCTTTGAACTCACCGATGAAGACGTTGCCAAGATCAAGGCCGATATCGAGGACGGCGTTCGTTTGGAAAAATATTTCGATCAGCTCTGCGAAAGCGTTGCCCGCCCGGCGGAGGCCGATTCCCGCGCCTACTACGACGAACATCTGGAAGAGTTCAAGACCCCGGAGCTGGTGCACGCCGCGCACATCGTGCAGCATCCGTCGCCCGACATGCCGTTGGAACGGGTGTATGCCGAATTGCTCAACGTCCGCGAACGGTTGAAGGCCGGTGAAAAGTTCGATGATTTGGCCGATGAATATTCGCACTGTTCCGACGGCGGCCACGACCTGGGCTATTTCGCCCGCGGCCAGATGGTTCCGGTTTTCGAGGAGGTCGCCTTCGCCACAAAGGTTGGCGAATACAGCGATGTGTTCCAGACCGAATTCGGCTACCACATCCTTACGGTGCTCGACCATAAGGAGGAGGCCGTGCGCGAGTTTGCTGATGTGCGCTACGACATCGAAAGCATGCTCTTCGACGAACGAAAGAACGACGCCATCGGCACCATGGCCGACGAGCTTCGCGCTTCCGCCACGATTGAAAACCTCGAAATTGTTGAAGGGTGATGATGGCCACAAAAGAGCGCAAAGGACGCAATAGCAATCCCTCCGGGCAGTCTTTGCTTTCTCTGCGCTCTTTCGTGGCTAATCTTTCTGTAGGATAGAACATGATGGATTCTTTATTCCAACTTGCCTTTATTGGCCCGGGCGGCCCCGAGTTTCTCGTGGTGATGCTGGTGCTGCTGCTGATGTTCGGCGCGAAGGATGCCCCCCGCATCTTCCGCAAGATCAATGAAATGATCAATTCGGTGCGTAACACCGCCGATAGCTTCAAGCGGGAGATCATGTATAGCGACATGGGCAACCACACCTCGTCCGATCCCGCGAACATGGATGAAGAGTCGTACGACCATGACGACGATTATGACTATGGGGACGACTACGATTACGAAGACGACTATTCCGACGACGGCATCGACAACCCCGACGATGTGGACTATTCCGACGAAACCTTCAAGAACCTGGAAAAGGATTTGGAGGAGCCCGTGGCCGAATCCACCGCAGTGAAGCCCGTTGCCGAACCGGAGCCTGCTCCCGAAGATGCCGAGGAAGAGGATGGCGATGCTCGAAAAGCTTAAGTCCTTCAAAGGCAAGTTCCGCTACGACGATAGCGAGATGCCCTTCCTGGAACACCTCGAGGAGTTCCGCAAGACCGTCATCCGCTGTTTCATCGCGTTGGGCGTGGGCATGCTCATTTGCCTGCCGTTCGCCGACCATATCATTGCCGTCCTGCGCGCCCCGGCCGAACCCTACATCATCAAGAACGCCGACGAGATGCTGAACGATACCTCGCTCCACCTGCGCATCGCGGCCGATTCGCTCTCCACGAACTCCCTGGTGGTGGACGCCGATGGAACGCGCTACTACGACGTGAAGGCCGAAGTTGCGCTGCCGGAGGACGCCAAGCCCAAGAAGGGCGGCATCCGCCTCCAGTTTTCCGAGCCGGCCGCGGCCATCAAGATGTGGCTGACCGTCACGTTCTTCGGCGGCATTCTGGTGAGCCTGCCGTTCCTCGTCTTTTTCATTGGCCTGTTCGTGATGCCGGGGGTTCGCGATGTCGAGCGCAAGCTCATGACGCGCATCTCCTTCTTTTCCGGCGGCCTGTTCCTGCTGGGGATCGCCATGGGCTATCTGGTCACCCTGCCGCTGGCGCTGGGGCTGATGCTCAAGATCGGCGGCCAGCTGGGCGGCGAATCGATCTGGTTCTACAACAAATACATCGGCTTTGCCCTTCAGTTGCTCCTGGGTTTCGGCATCGCCTTCCAGTTGCCGGTCGTCATCCTGATCATGGGCAAAATGGGGCTGGTCAATTCAACCCAGCTGCGCGAGAAGCGCCGCCATGTCATCGTGGCCCTGCTCATTTTGGCCATGGTGCTCACCCCGCCCGATGTAATGACCCAGCTGCTCATGGCGGCCCCCTTGATTTTGCTATACGAGTTCTGTATATGGTTCCTTCACTTCAGCGGCAACCGCGAGGCGCCACCCGCCGAGGACGAAGAGCCGGAACCCGACGATAAACCGACCGAAGATTCCGGGGATGTGACCGGGGAGCCATCGGCGGAAGAGACCCACGAAGAGAAAGATTCAACCGAGGAAGAAAAATGAACACATTGGGACTGATGGGTATGCCGGGGCATACCGAAATAATTTTGATCGTCTTCATCATTGTGCTGCTGTTTGGCGCAAAGAAGTTGCCGGAACTGTCGCGCTCGCTGGGCAAAAGCCTCGGTGAATTCAAGAAGGGCCAGCGCGAGGGCACCGAGCCCGACAAGGAAGACGACGTCGAGAAAAAGGAAATCGAAGAGTCGAAAGACTAA is a genomic window of Pontiella desulfatans containing:
- the tatA gene encoding twin-arginine translocase TatA/TatE family subunit, with amino-acid sequence MNTLGLMGMPGHTEIILIVFIIVLLFGAKKLPELSRSLGKSLGEFKKGQREGTEPDKEDDVEKKEIEESKD
- the tatC gene encoding twin-arginine translocase subunit TatC, whose protein sequence is MAMLEKLKSFKGKFRYDDSEMPFLEHLEEFRKTVIRCFIALGVGMLICLPFADHIIAVLRAPAEPYIIKNADEMLNDTSLHLRIAADSLSTNSLVVDADGTRYYDVKAEVALPEDAKPKKGGIRLQFSEPAAAIKMWLTVTFFGGILVSLPFLVFFIGLFVMPGVRDVERKLMTRISFFSGGLFLLGIAMGYLVTLPLALGLMLKIGGQLGGESIWFYNKYIGFALQLLLGFGIAFQLPVVILIMGKMGLVNSTQLREKRRHVIVALLILAMVLTPPDVMTQLLMAAPLILLYEFCIWFLHFSGNREAPPAEDEEPEPDDKPTEDSGDVTGEPSAEETHEEKDSTEEEK
- a CDS encoding peptidylprolyl isomerase, whose protein sequence is MSEEATTNVQEQAVPILVNGEVVAQGLVDQELQMLRERYAREMSYQEMDEKQAKIESDARENAVERVLLMQQARLEIERVRPEEVEARFMALKEQHGGEEEFGKRFELTDEDVAKIKADIEDGVRLEKYFDQLCESVARPAEADSRAYYDEHLEEFKTPELVHAAHIVQHPSPDMPLERVYAELLNVRERLKAGEKFDDLADEYSHCSDGGHDLGYFARGQMVPVFEEVAFATKVGEYSDVFQTEFGYHILTVLDHKEEAVREFADVRYDIESMLFDERKNDAIGTMADELRASATIENLEIVEG